A stretch of DNA from Anaerobacillus isosaccharinicus:
GAGGGGAAGGGAAGATCTATGAGTATTTTAGTAACAGGGGGGGCAGGGTATATTGGTTCTCATACTTGTGTAGAACTCCTTGAGTCAGGATACGAAATCATTGTTGTTGATAATTTTTCAAATAGTAAACCAACTGCCCTTACACGTGTAAGTACAATTACAGGGAAGGAATTCACGTTTTATGAAGCCGATTTATTAAATAAAGAGCAGCTGACAACCATATTTTCTAATCATGATATCGAAGCTGTTATCCACTTTGCGGGTCTAAAAGCCGTAGGTGAATCTGTTTCTTTCCCTTTAAGCTATTATAGAAACAATGTTATGGGTACTTTGAATTTATGTGAAGTGATGCAACAATTTGGCGTTAGCAAGATTGTCTTTAGTTCATCAGCTACAGTTTACGGCCGATCCAAGTCTGTTCCTTTTTCTGAAGAGCAGCCCCTACAAGCGACAAATCCATATGGGAGAACAAAACAAATGTGTGAAGAAGTGCTACAAGATATATGTATATCTAATCCCAATTGGAGTGTTGCGTTATTACGCTATTTCAATCCAGTTGGAGCTCATCCTAGTGGTCTAATTGGTGAAGACCCAAACGGGATTCCGAACAATCTTTTCCCATTTATAAGTCAAGTTGCTGTAGGAAAGTTGAGTAAATTAACAGTGTTTGGGAACAATTATCCGACTCATGATGGGACGGGGGTTAGAGATTACATCCATATTGTTGATTTAGCAAGAGGTCACTTGAAAGCTCTCGAAAAGGTGCTAAATCACCCGGGTGTTCAGGTTTATAATCTGGGGACTGGGAAAGGATACAGCGTATTGGAAATGATAAATGCATTTGAAGATGCTTCAGGAAAAATAATTCCTTTTCAAATAGTAGCCGAAAGAGAGGGGGATATTGCTATTAGTTATGCAGATCCTTCTAAAGCAAATCGGGAACTTAATTGGAGGGCAGAAAGGAAGATTGATGATATGTGTATGGATACATGGCGTTGGCAATCTACTAACCCGGATGGGTATGAAGAAAGTAACTAATCTTTGAAAGTGACGCAAGTTGCTCAAGTTGTATAAGTAAAAATAAATTTTTCCCTTTTGTCTCAAAACAAGAAGTTTACTTCTTTATTGAGACAAAATTTCGTTTTTCATTAAGGTACGCATAATATATATTATGTAAACTAAAATAAAAAAATAGAGGGAGGGCTGGTAGAGTTGTTTTCCCTCTATTAATTTTCTTTTAATGATCTTCTTTCGGTAAATCCATCTTCTTTACCGCAGCACCAAGCTCATCATTTTTTATATGGGTATAGATCATCGTTGTTTGGATTGACGAATGCCCAAGCTGTCTGCGTAATTTAGGAACATCATTAATGGCTGAATGATATCTAGTTGCAAATGAATGTCTAAGTTTATGGACGGATAATGATGATTTACCAAATGCTGTAGCGTATTTTTCAACCAGTTTTTCAATGGCTCGTGGCGTTAAGCGCCTCGTCGTGCCTTTAGGCCCCATAGATGATGCTACAAACAATGATTTCGTTGTTTTTGATATGTTATAGCGTTCATTACGGACTGCTAAATATTCCTTAATATCTAGCATTGCTTGATCGCTAATATAGACGTATTGCTCTTTATTTCCTTTACGAATGACTCTTACAGTATTTTTTTGAAAATCGATATCGTCAAGATCGAGCCCGACAAGCTCGGATAATCGCAGTCCAGAGCCTAAAATAAGTGATACAATGGCAGTGTCGCGCTCACGATTTTTCTGGTGGAAGTTTGCTATTTTCTTATTGTCTTGGTTTGCTAAACCGTAATCGTGGGCCACAAACTGTCTGAATTCAGCATATTCATCACCACGAAGTATTTTCCCTTCCATTCGGTTGGCCATTGTTTCTTGATCTTCTTTAATGTTATTTAATTCGATTTTAGCCATCACATTCCGTGATAAATATGGCTCTAAGTTACTTGTTTCAGCGATGTTTTGTAAGTAATTAAAGAGTGATTTTAATGCAGATAATTTGCGATTAACTGTTAGCTTTGAGTTATTTAAACGGAATTCTAGGAACGATAAAAAATCCTCGATTTGCTGTCTTGTTAGTTTTTCTAATACTTCAAGGGGGATATCTTTACGATCACCATGATATATTTCTTCAGCTAAGATCCAGTCAAAGAAAATAAGATAATCATGACAGTAGTTTAATAATGATGCAGGTGACAATTTTCGTTTTCGTTTATCTATGTATTCAACAACATACCAAGGAAGTTGTTTAGCTTTTTCCTCAATACGTTCATAATAACGTGTTCGATTTTCTTGAGTCACAGTAATCACATCCTTTGTTACTATTTTATAAAATAATGATTAATTCGTCAAATTTATATTTTACGTAATAATGTAAAAGAAGTAACTAAAGTCTAAAATTTATAAAGTTTACCGCCATGGATTTTATAAGAATAAATGATCGAGTGCTGGTACACTCGATCATTGTTAGACATTTGCCGTGCACAAAACAATGCTTAAATATATTTAATGGTTTTTTCATTTAAAGGAGATCCTTACGCAAATTCTTTTAACGATATTGTTTTAATAACTCAACAAACTCACTATCCCCTATATCCTCTGCATGGTCGATAGCAGACATTCCGTCTTCGTCGGCTAAAAACGGATCAGCACCCGCTACAAGTAATAGTTTTCCTACCTCTAGATCTTCGTACATCACTGCTGACATGAGTGGAGTCCAACCATATTCATCTTGAATATTTGGATCGGCACCGTATTCAATGAGAATTTGGACAACTTCTGGGTTTTCGTAAACAACAGCTAGTAAAAGCGCACTTTCCCCGTATTCGTTTAATTCGTTAGGGTCCGCACCGTTCAAAAGTAGCTCTTCTACTTCAACGATATTACCTTCTATAGTTGCGTCCATCAACGGTGTGTATTCAAAAAACAACTGATCAAAGAAATCTAACCCTTCTATTGCTTTAAAACCAGCCACAAATAAACCGACCGTTAATGCAGGAAGTATAAAAAATAAAATAAAAACAATTGCTATTACTTGTTTCGTTCTGTTCTTTAAGAGGACAGTTGGTTTATCAAACATCAATAGTTCGATTTCTTGAATTCTTTTTGGAATAGGTGGATGGGTTGAAAGTAGCTCTGTTAGTGTAACAAATATCCCCTTTTTATCGTTATACTGTTGCATATATTGTTCAAGGTTAACACTTTTATATAACCGCCTCCCTGCTGCTAAAATTAAAAGGCCATTAATGGCTGTCTCAGGTTGACCGATATAATAAGCAGCCATACGATCACACGTATATTCTGCCATTCGTAAATAACTACCACCAATGAATGGGATCCAGATCGCAGGAAAAACGAGTAAAGATTTAACTATATGGTTTCTTTTAATGTGTGCGAGCTCATGGGCAATGACATAATCAATCTCATTTCCACCAGAATCTATAGAAATATCAATAAAGTCTGAGTATAAAACCACCATATTCTTACCAAAAAGACCAAAAACCTTAGTGGCAAAAGCGTTCAAAAGCCCTCCAGATTCAACTACATAAACTTCTGGTACTTTCGAAAGTTCCATTTTTTCGCTAAATTCTATTACTTTTTTGTATAGTTCTGGAAATTGTGTTTCACGTAAACGAACACCATTTATTTGGATGTGGGACATTGAAATAATATGTGAAAAGTAAGAAATCAAAGCGAAAAAGATTAATATAAAGATACCGATGACTGAAAGTA
This window harbors:
- the xerS gene encoding tyrosine recombinase XerS, which codes for MTQENRTRYYERIEEKAKQLPWYVVEYIDKRKRKLSPASLLNYCHDYLIFFDWILAEEIYHGDRKDIPLEVLEKLTRQQIEDFLSFLEFRLNNSKLTVNRKLSALKSLFNYLQNIAETSNLEPYLSRNVMAKIELNNIKEDQETMANRMEGKILRGDEYAEFRQFVAHDYGLANQDNKKIANFHQKNRERDTAIVSLILGSGLRLSELVGLDLDDIDFQKNTVRVIRKGNKEQYVYISDQAMLDIKEYLAVRNERYNISKTTKSLFVASSMGPKGTTRRLTPRAIEKLVEKYATAFGKSSLSVHKLRHSFATRYHSAINDVPKLRRQLGHSSIQTTMIYTHIKNDELGAAVKKMDLPKEDH
- the galE gene encoding UDP-glucose 4-epimerase GalE translates to MSILVTGGAGYIGSHTCVELLESGYEIIVVDNFSNSKPTALTRVSTITGKEFTFYEADLLNKEQLTTIFSNHDIEAVIHFAGLKAVGESVSFPLSYYRNNVMGTLNLCEVMQQFGVSKIVFSSSATVYGRSKSVPFSEEQPLQATNPYGRTKQMCEEVLQDICISNPNWSVALLRYFNPVGAHPSGLIGEDPNGIPNNLFPFISQVAVGKLSKLTVFGNNYPTHDGTGVRDYIHIVDLARGHLKALEKVLNHPGVQVYNLGTGKGYSVLEMINAFEDASGKIIPFQIVAEREGDIAISYADPSKANRELNWRAERKIDDMCMDTWRWQSTNPDGYEESN
- a CDS encoding M48 family metallopeptidase; translated protein: MMNNEPFLVHKHENLLYGLCVITSIMVLIYLLLSVIGIFILIFFALISYFSHIISMSHIQINGVRLRETQFPELYKKVIEFSEKMELSKVPEVYVVESGGLLNAFATKVFGLFGKNMVVLYSDFIDISIDSGGNEIDYVIAHELAHIKRNHIVKSLLVFPAIWIPFIGGSYLRMAEYTCDRMAAYYIGQPETAINGLLILAAGRRLYKSVNLEQYMQQYNDKKGIFVTLTELLSTHPPIPKRIQEIELLMFDKPTVLLKNRTKQVIAIVFILFFILPALTVGLFVAGFKAIEGLDFFDQLFFEYTPLMDATIEGNIVEVEELLLNGADPNELNEYGESALLLAVVYENPEVVQILIEYGADPNIQDEYGWTPLMSAVMYEDLEVGKLLLVAGADPFLADEDGMSAIDHAEDIGDSEFVELLKQYR